A section of the Lepus europaeus isolate LE1 chromosome 10, mLepTim1.pri, whole genome shotgun sequence genome encodes:
- the CSTF1 gene encoding cleavage stimulation factor subunit 1, with the protein MYRTKVGLKDRQQLYKLIISQLLYDGYISIANGLINEIKPQSVCAPSEQLLHLIKLGMENDDTAVQYAIGRSDTVAPGTGIDLEFDADVQTMSPEASEYETCYVTSHKGPCRVATYSRDGQLIATGSADASIKILDTERMLAKSAMPIEVMMNETAQQNMENHPVIRTLYDHVDEVTCLAFHPTEQILASGSRDYTLKLFDYSKPSAKRAFKYIQEAEMLRSISFHPSGDFILVGTQHPTLRLYDINTFQCFVSCNPQDQHTDAICSVNYNPSANMYVTGSKDGCIKLWDGVSNRCITTFEKAHDGAEVCSAIFSKNSKYILSSGKDSVAKLWEISTGRTLVRYTGAGLSGRQVHRTQAVFNHTEDYVLLPDERTISLCCWDSRTAERRNLLSLGHNNIVRCIVHSPTNPGFMTCSDDFRARFWYRRSTTD; encoded by the exons ATGTACAGAACCAAAGTGGGCCTGAAGGACCGCCAGCAGCTGTACAAGCTCATCATCAGCCAGCTGCTCTATGACGGCTACATCAGCATCGCCAACGGCCTCATCAACGAGATCAAGCCGCAGTCGGTCTGTGCACCCTCCGAGCAGCTCCTGCATCTCATCAAACTAG GAATGGAAAATGATGATACCGCCGTTCAGTATGCGATCGGCCGATCAGACACAGTTGCCCCTGGCACAGGGATCGACCTGGAGTTTGATGCAGATGTCCAGACCATGTCCCCAGAGGCTTCCGAGTATGAAACGTGCTATGTCACATCTCATAAGGGACCGTGCCGCGTGGCTACCTATAGTAGAGATGGGCAGTTGATCGCCACAGGCTCTGCCGACGCCTCCATAAAGATACTTGACACAGAAAGGATGCTGGCCAAAAGTGCCATGCCGATAGAG GTCATGATGAATGAGACTGCACAACAGAATATGGAAAACCACCCAGTGATTCGAACTCTCTACGACCATGTGGATGAAGTCACGTGTCTCGCTTTCCACCCAACAGAACAGATCCTGGCCTCTGGCTCGAGGGATTATACTCTGAAATTGTTCGATTATTCCAAACCATCTGCAAAAAGGGCCTTCAAATATATTCAG GAAGCTGAGATGTTGCGCTCCATCTCTTTCCACCCTTCCGGAGACTTCATCCTCGTCGGCACTCAGCACCCCACCCTCCGCCTGTATGATATCAACACCTTCCAGTGCTTTGTGTCCTGCAATCCTCAAGACCAGCACACCGACGCCATATGCTCTGTTAATTACAATCCTAGTGCCAATATGTATGTGACTGGCAGCAAGGACGGCTGCATCAAACTGTGGGATGGAGTCTCTAATCGATGCATCACGACTTTTGAGAAAGCACATGATGGGGCTGAAGTTTGTTCTgccattttttccaaaaattctaAATACATCCTCTCAAGTGGAAAAGACTCTGTTGCTAAACTTTGGGAAATATCAACAGGACGCACGCTGGTCAGATACACGG GTGCGGGGTTGAGTGGCCGGCAGGTGCACCGGACGCAGGCCGTGTTCAACCACACCGAGGACTACGTGTTGCTGCCCGATGAAAGGACGATCAGTCTCTGCTGCTGGGACTCGAGGACAGCCGAGCGGAGAAacctgctctccctggggcaCAACAACATCGTGCGCTGCATCGTGCACTCGCCCACCAACCCCGGCTTCATGACGTGCAGCGACGACTTCAGAGCACGCTTTTGGTACAGGAGGTCGACCACCGACTGA